A part of Phoenix dactylifera cultivar Barhee BC4 chromosome 2, palm_55x_up_171113_PBpolish2nd_filt_p, whole genome shotgun sequence genomic DNA contains:
- the LOC120105225 gene encoding ER membrane protein complex subunit 8/9 homolog produces the protein MGAECRYEVAQPAYIKLVLHALKHRCYPVGGLLVGRLSDADASTVQIADAIPLTHSQIGLLPSLELALIQVEEHFGAEGLSVVGYYHANERYDDAELGNAAKKIGDHIFRYFPRAALLLLENKRLEELLKGKGRGLAVQLYTRDSSKSWRQAGSDDSSQLLTIKEPSANIVLLDYITSEKWQDVVDFDDHLDDISKDWLNPDLFK, from the exons ATGGGGGCGGAGTGCCGTTACGAAGTAGCGCAGCCTGCGTACATAAAGCTGGTCCTCCATGCCCTCAAGCACCGCTGCTATCCCGTCGGCGGCCTCCTCGTCGGCCGCCTTTCCGACGCCGATGCCTCCACCGTCCAGATCGCCGATGCCATTCCCCTTACCCATTCCCAGAtcggcctcctcccctccctCGAGCTTGCCCTCATCCAG GTAGAAGAACACTTCGGGGCTGAGGGTTTGAGTGTGGTGGGCTACTACCACGCGAACGAGAGGTACGATGACGCCGAGCTTGGGAACGCTGCCAAGAAGATCGGCGATCATATTTTCAGATACTTTCCCCGTGCCGCCTTGCTTTTG TTGGAGAATAAGAGGCTGGAAGAGTTGCTGAAAGGGAAAGGGCGGGGTCTTGCAGTGCAG CTGTACACAAGGGATTCATCAAAAAGCTGGCGGCAAGCTGGATCAGATGATAGCAGTCAGCTGCTGACTATAAAAGAGCCCTCAGCCAACATAGTATTGTTGGATTATATTACTTCTGAGAAATGGCAAGACGTAGTCGATTTTGATGATCATCTTGATGACATTAGCAA AGATTGGCTGAATCCTGATCTCTTCAAGTAA